A genomic segment from Gemmatimonadaceae bacterium encodes:
- a CDS encoding NAD-dependent epimerase/dehydratase family protein: MRILILGGTGFIGPYQVQYAIDRGHSVTLFNRGVTNAGLFPGVPRLVGDRNLPDGHKALEGGEWDVVIDNPTANPKWVRDAGRALKGRTKHYLFVSTISVFAELATPIDEGGTLLPPADIDAPYDAKLYGQNKVRSEIEARAQFGSAVTIVRPGLIVGPGDLSDRFSYWPVRIDRGGEVLAPGTPNDPVQYVDARDLSEWIVRLAESRVLGTFNATGPRTPTTIAEMLHGIKAVTTSGAQFTWVPAAFLAANQVRAWSDMPVWVPPEGRTAGFARVICRKAYDAGLTFRPLAETAAATLAWYKTRPAAEQEKARAGLAPEREVSVLAAWHATGAK, encoded by the coding sequence CTGCGCATCCTGATCCTGGGCGGCACCGGCTTCATCGGCCCATACCAGGTGCAGTACGCCATCGACCGCGGCCACTCGGTGACGCTGTTCAATCGCGGTGTCACGAACGCCGGCCTCTTCCCCGGCGTGCCGCGGCTGGTCGGCGACCGGAACCTGCCCGATGGGCACAAGGCGCTCGAGGGCGGCGAGTGGGACGTCGTCATCGACAACCCGACCGCGAACCCGAAGTGGGTGCGCGACGCCGGCCGCGCGCTGAAGGGGCGCACGAAGCACTACCTCTTCGTCTCGACGATCTCCGTCTTCGCGGAGCTCGCGACCCCGATCGACGAAGGCGGCACGCTGCTGCCGCCGGCGGACATCGACGCACCATATGACGCGAAGCTCTACGGCCAGAACAAGGTGCGCAGCGAGATCGAGGCGCGGGCGCAGTTCGGGTCCGCCGTCACGATCGTGCGGCCCGGGCTCATCGTCGGCCCCGGCGACCTGTCCGATCGCTTCTCGTACTGGCCGGTGCGCATCGACCGCGGCGGCGAGGTGCTCGCGCCCGGCACGCCGAACGACCCGGTGCAGTACGTGGATGCGCGTGACCTCTCCGAGTGGATCGTGCGACTGGCCGAGTCGCGGGTGCTCGGCACCTTCAATGCCACCGGCCCACGGACGCCGACGACCATCGCCGAGATGCTGCACGGCATCAAGGCCGTCACGACGAGTGGCGCACAGTTCACGTGGGTGCCGGCCGCGTTCCTGGCCGCGAACCAGGTGCGCGCCTGGAGCGACATGCCGGTCTGGGTGCCGCCGGAAGGCCGCACGGCGGGGTTCGCGCGCGTGATCTGCCGCAAGGCGTACGACGCCGGCCTGACCTTCCGCCCGCTCGCGGAGACTGCGGCGGCCACCCTCGCCTGGTACAAGACACGGCCCGCGGCCGAGCAGGAGAAGGCGCGCGCGGGGCTCGCGCCGGAGCGTGAGGTCTCGGTACTGGCGGCGTGGCACGCCACCGGCGCGAAATGA
- a CDS encoding formamidopyrimidine-DNA glycosylase, translating into MPELPDITVYREALAARTTGAVLRDVRVGSPFVLRSVEPPLSAFTERRVTGIERLGKRIVLVCEGEMFLVIHLMIAGRLKWVSASKKPPPKAGLACITFDTGTLVLTEAGTKRRASLTAVAGRAALAAMDRGGLDVMTSTDAAMVARLRSENHTLKRTLTDPRLFDGIGNAYSDEILHAARLSPLQLSANLRDDDALRLVLAIRSTLAHWIDLFRTEMGSGWPEKVTAFRPEMAVHGRFRQPCPDCAAPVQRIRYAENETNYCARCQTGGRLLADRAMSRLLKDDWPRSLDEL; encoded by the coding sequence GTGCCTGAGCTTCCGGACATCACCGTCTACCGCGAGGCGCTGGCGGCCCGCACCACGGGCGCCGTGCTGCGCGACGTGCGGGTGGGCAGCCCATTCGTGCTGCGTTCCGTGGAGCCGCCGCTGTCGGCGTTCACGGAGCGGCGCGTCACCGGCATCGAGCGACTCGGGAAGCGGATCGTGCTGGTGTGCGAGGGGGAGATGTTCCTCGTGATCCACCTCATGATCGCCGGCCGGCTCAAGTGGGTGTCGGCGTCGAAGAAGCCGCCGCCGAAGGCCGGGCTGGCCTGCATCACCTTCGACACCGGGACCCTGGTGCTGACGGAGGCGGGCACGAAGCGTCGCGCGTCGCTGACGGCCGTGGCCGGTCGCGCGGCGCTGGCCGCGATGGACCGCGGCGGCCTGGACGTGATGACCTCGACCGACGCGGCGATGGTCGCGCGGCTGCGGAGCGAGAACCACACACTCAAGCGCACGCTCACCGACCCGCGACTGTTCGATGGCATCGGCAACGCCTACTCCGACGAGATCCTGCATGCCGCGCGCCTCTCGCCGCTGCAGCTCTCCGCGAATCTCCGGGACGACGATGCGCTGCGGCTGGTGCTCGCGATCCGGTCGACGCTGGCGCACTGGATCGACCTCTTCCGCACCGAGATGGGCAGCGGCTGGCCGGAGAAGGTGACCGCGTTCCGGCCCGAGATGGCGGTGCACGGCCGGTTCCGGCAGCCCTGTCCCGACTGCGCTGCGCCGGTGCAGCGCATCCGGTATGCGGAGAACGAGACCAACTACTGCGCGCGCTGCCAGACCGGGGGCCGGTTGCTGGCGGACCGCGCGATGTCGCGGCTGCTGAAGGACGACTGGCCGCGGTCACTCGACGAACTCTGA
- a CDS encoding BON domain-containing protein yields the protein MTRFNTMALAALLAVGTACSNTAKGVKEDAENAGEKAAETTDRAANATANATENAGASMGAAMETADVKTALLADTRIKATGINVDTNKDTKTVTLNGTVPSDSDRVLAEQVAKSKAPEYTVVNNLTIKK from the coding sequence ATGACGCGATTCAACACCATGGCGCTTGCCGCCCTGCTCGCCGTTGGCACCGCCTGCAGCAACACGGCGAAGGGCGTGAAGGAAGATGCGGAGAATGCGGGCGAGAAGGCGGCCGAGACCACCGATCGCGCAGCGAATGCGACGGCCAACGCGACCGAGAACGCCGGCGCGAGCATGGGTGCGGCGATGGAGACTGCGGACGTGAAGACGGCGCTGCTGGCCGACACGCGCATCAAGGCCACCGGCATCAACGTGGACACGAACAAGGACACGAAGACGGTGACGCTGAACGGCACGGTACCGTCGGATTCCGACCGGGTGCTGGCGGAGCAGGTGGCGAAGTCGAAGGCGCCGGAGTACACGGTGGTGAACAACCTGACGATCAAGAAGTAG
- a CDS encoding amidohydrolase, whose product MRPLTIRRLVAACLAVATPVILVSCASFSSLGPRPVLAVVNARIWTGVEARPWAEALAVDSAGRITAIGSSRMVGQLGAGTVIDAKGQMVVPGFVDTHVHFIEGGFGLASVRLRDARTKEEFIRRIRDHARTLPKGAWVTNGDWDHQNWGGELPRRDWIDSVTPDNPVWINRLDGHMNLANTLTLQAARLTRGTADVAGGEIVRDAAGELTGIFKDNAQDLVAGAMRTPPVAVEDRALDTAMAHVASYGVTSVHSMGSWHDLTIFRRAHGTARQRTRIYAMTPLAEWTRLRDTVAVRGRGDDWLRIGGLKGFVDGSLGSHTAAMFEDFTDKPGDRGLFVTAPESLYARVSGADRAGLQVMVHAIGDRAIATQLDIFARVARENGARDRRFRIEHAQHIAARDFGRFRSLGVIPSMQPYHAIDDGRWADRVIGTDRSSRTYAFKSLLDAGAAVAFGSDWFVAPPRPLEAIYAAVTRRTLDDRTPAGWYPAQKITVEQALRAHTRGGAFAGFDEANRGTLQLGMLADFALLERDITRIPPEQIRDVRVMRTVVGGRTVFERK is encoded by the coding sequence ATGCGTCCCCTGACCATCCGTCGGCTCGTCGCCGCGTGCCTGGCCGTCGCCACGCCCGTCATCCTCGTCTCCTGCGCGAGTTTCTCCTCCCTTGGTCCGCGGCCGGTGCTGGCGGTGGTGAACGCCCGCATCTGGACCGGCGTCGAGGCGCGGCCGTGGGCGGAAGCGCTGGCGGTCGACAGCGCGGGCCGGATCACGGCGATCGGCAGCAGCCGGATGGTCGGCCAGCTTGGCGCGGGCACGGTGATCGATGCCAAGGGCCAGATGGTGGTGCCGGGGTTCGTGGACACACATGTCCACTTCATCGAGGGGGGCTTCGGCCTGGCCTCGGTGCGGCTGCGTGACGCGCGCACGAAGGAGGAGTTCATCCGCCGCATCCGTGACCACGCGCGCACGCTGCCGAAGGGCGCCTGGGTCACCAACGGGGACTGGGACCACCAGAACTGGGGCGGCGAGCTGCCGCGGCGGGACTGGATCGACAGCGTGACACCCGACAACCCGGTGTGGATCAACCGGCTGGACGGTCACATGAACCTCGCCAACACGCTCACGCTGCAGGCCGCACGCCTCACGCGGGGCACCGCCGACGTGGCGGGGGGTGAGATCGTGCGCGACGCCGCCGGTGAGCTCACCGGCATCTTCAAGGACAATGCGCAGGACCTGGTGGCGGGAGCGATGCGGACCCCGCCGGTGGCGGTGGAGGACCGCGCACTGGACACGGCGATGGCCCACGTGGCGTCGTACGGCGTCACCAGCGTGCACAGCATGGGCAGCTGGCACGACCTCACCATCTTCCGGCGTGCGCACGGCACCGCGCGACAGCGCACGCGCATCTACGCCATGACACCACTGGCCGAGTGGACGCGGCTGCGCGACACCGTCGCCGTGCGCGGGCGGGGCGATGACTGGCTGCGCATCGGGGGCCTGAAAGGGTTCGTGGACGGTTCGCTCGGGTCGCACACGGCGGCGATGTTCGAAGACTTCACGGACAAGCCGGGCGACCGCGGGCTGTTCGTGACGGCCCCCGAGTCACTATATGCTCGCGTGTCGGGGGCGGACCGTGCGGGGTTGCAGGTGATGGTGCACGCCATCGGTGACCGCGCCATCGCCACGCAGCTCGACATCTTCGCCCGCGTGGCGCGCGAGAACGGCGCGCGCGACCGGCGCTTCCGGATCGAGCATGCGCAGCACATCGCCGCGCGCGACTTCGGTCGGTTCAGGTCCCTTGGAGTGATCCCGTCGATGCAGCCGTACCATGCCATCGATGACGGCCGCTGGGCGGACCGGGTGATCGGCACCGACCGGTCGTCGCGCACCTACGCGTTCAAGTCGCTGCTCGACGCCGGCGCGGCGGTGGCGTTCGGGTCGGACTGGTTCGTGGCCCCGCCGCGGCCGCTCGAGGCGATCTACGCCGCCGTGACGCGACGCACGCTGGACGACCGCACACCGGCCGGCTGGTACCCCGCGCAGAAGATCACCGTCGAGCAGGCGCTGCGCGCCCACACGCGGGGCGGGGCGTTCGCCGGCTTCGACGAGGCGAACCGCGGCACGCTGCAACTGGGCATGCTGGCCGACTTCGCCCTGCTCGAACGCGACATCACCCGCATCCCGCCGGAGCAGATCCGCGACGTGCGCGTGATGCGCACGGTGGTGGGTGGCCGCACGGTGTTCGAGCGGAAGTAG
- a CDS encoding SGNH/GDSL hydrolase family protein yields the protein MARQRAENLAFRNDYANFARYRDANAALGAPAAGERRVVFMGNSITDGWARHFPVMFPGKPYVGRGIGGQTTPQMLVRFRADVVALKPSVVVILAGTNDIAGNTGPSTLGMIEDNLAGMTEIAQANGIRVVLSSVLPVFDYPWKPGLTPAPKIVALNAWMKAYAARVGAVYLDYHTAMRDDRDGLRAGLGDDGVHPNEAGYRIMATLAEAAIAEALARR from the coding sequence ATGGCCCGCCAGCGCGCCGAGAACCTCGCCTTCCGCAACGACTACGCCAACTTCGCGCGCTACCGCGACGCGAACGCGGCCCTCGGTGCACCGGCCGCCGGCGAGCGTCGGGTGGTGTTCATGGGCAACTCGATCACCGACGGCTGGGCGCGACACTTCCCGGTGATGTTCCCCGGCAAGCCGTACGTGGGGCGCGGTATCGGTGGCCAGACGACGCCGCAGATGCTGGTGCGCTTCCGGGCCGACGTGGTGGCGCTGAAGCCATCGGTGGTGGTGATCCTCGCCGGCACGAACGACATCGCCGGCAACACGGGCCCGTCGACGCTCGGGATGATCGAGGACAACCTCGCCGGCATGACCGAGATCGCGCAGGCGAACGGGATCCGGGTGGTGCTGTCGTCGGTGCTGCCGGTGTTCGACTACCCATGGAAGCCCGGCCTCACGCCGGCACCGAAGATCGTGGCGCTGAATGCCTGGATGAAGGCGTATGCGGCGCGCGTCGGGGCGGTGTACCTCGACTACCACACGGCGATGCGTGATGATCGCGACGGACTGCGTGCCGGCCTCGGTGACGACGGCGTGCACCCGAACGAGGCAGGCTACCGGATCATGGCGACCCTGGCCGAGGCCGCGATCGCCGAGGCGCTGGCGCGCCGTTGA
- a CDS encoding glutamate--tRNA ligase, translating to MTAPRLRFAPSPTGYLHVGGARTALFNWLWARKTGGKFLLRIEDTDKARSTEESTAAIFRGLEWLGLDWDEDVVYQGANVERHKADAERLVANGTAYRDFTTVAQLEALRAEADSRKEPFRFDRRLAQWSDAEIAQKLAAGEPYTIRFRVPDGTTAWEDIVHGRIAFENKEIEDFIILRSDGTPIYNLAVVSDDIAMGITIVMRGDDHISNTPKQILLYHALGAALPQFAHVPMIHGTDGKKLSKRRDAAAVGDWEYKGILPTAMANFLALLGWSPGDDLEVMMPDEMLQHFTLDRLHKKAAIFDTQKLEWMNGQHLSRRPLEEVLPRVTDALVRHEVATPERLAADPAWTAHLVDQLRVRARTVEEIVKQARPYLLDEVEYDAEAVAKALLKDRAQSADILSATRDALVNAPAWTAEALEPALRTLAESRGLAAGRIFTPLRVAVTGLSVSPGIFDVLTLIGRDRCLERLARTLDMLATTA from the coding sequence ATGACCGCGCCCCGCCTCCGCTTCGCCCCCTCCCCCACCGGCTACCTCCACGTCGGCGGCGCCCGGACGGCGCTGTTCAACTGGCTCTGGGCGCGGAAGACCGGCGGCAAGTTCCTCCTCCGCATCGAGGACACCGACAAGGCCCGCAGCACCGAGGAGAGCACCGCCGCCATCTTCCGCGGCCTCGAGTGGCTCGGCCTCGACTGGGACGAGGACGTCGTCTACCAGGGCGCCAACGTGGAGCGACACAAGGCCGACGCCGAGCGCCTCGTTGCCAACGGCACCGCCTACCGCGACTTCACCACCGTCGCCCAGCTCGAGGCCCTTCGCGCCGAGGCCGACAGCCGCAAGGAGCCGTTCCGCTTCGACCGGCGCCTCGCCCAGTGGTCCGACGCCGAGATCGCGCAGAAGCTCGCCGCCGGTGAGCCCTACACCATCCGCTTCCGTGTCCCCGACGGCACCACCGCCTGGGAAGACATCGTCCACGGCCGCATTGCGTTCGAGAACAAGGAGATCGAGGACTTCATCATCCTCCGCTCCGACGGCACGCCGATCTACAACCTCGCCGTCGTCTCCGACGACATCGCGATGGGCATCACGATCGTGATGCGCGGCGATGACCACATCTCCAACACACCGAAGCAGATCCTGCTCTATCACGCGCTCGGCGCCGCACTGCCGCAGTTCGCACACGTCCCCATGATCCACGGCACCGACGGCAAGAAGCTCAGCAAGCGGCGCGATGCCGCCGCCGTGGGCGACTGGGAGTACAAGGGCATCCTCCCCACCGCGATGGCGAACTTCCTCGCGCTGCTGGGCTGGAGCCCGGGCGACGACCTCGAGGTGATGATGCCGGATGAGATGCTCCAGCACTTCACGCTCGACCGCCTGCACAAGAAGGCGGCGATCTTCGACACCCAGAAGCTCGAGTGGATGAACGGCCAGCACCTCTCCCGGCGCCCGCTCGAGGAAGTGCTGCCCCGCGTGACCGACGCCCTCGTCCGGCACGAGGTCGCGACCCCGGAACGCCTCGCGGCCGACCCGGCCTGGACCGCGCACCTGGTGGACCAGCTCCGCGTCCGCGCCCGCACGGTCGAGGAGATCGTGAAACAGGCACGACCGTATCTCCTGGACGAGGTCGAGTACGACGCCGAGGCCGTCGCCAAGGCCCTGCTGAAGGATCGGGCACAGAGTGCCGACATTCTCTCCGCGACACGGGACGCACTCGTGAACGCTCCGGCCTGGACGGCGGAGGCGCTCGAGCCGGCCCTGCGAACACTCGCGGAATCGCGGGGACTCGCCGCGGGAAGGATCTTCACCCCGCTGCGCGTCGCCGTCACCGGACTCTCCGTCAGCCCCGGCATCTTCGATGTCCTCACGCTGATCGGCCGCGACCGGTGCCTCGAGCGTCTCGCGCGCACGCTGGACATGCTGGCGACGACGGCGTAG
- a CDS encoding serine hydrolase: protein MTRLPVRLRFLAVLTLVAMPALPAQVRSTAAQVRELDAVIRKGVRDWEIPGLTVTVVRNDSVVFAQGYGVRRLGAAGAVDVQTQFGIMSTTKAFTALAMAMLVDEGKVSWTDPITKHLPEFAFQDPFLTREATVKDLLTHNIGMGNADLMWARGDLTRAEILRRVRYLPAAYSLRGGFTYQNVMYGAAGELVARVSGMSWEDFTRTRIFEPLGMSQSYTSYGAMRAAAGANQSEPHFRLRDTIRVIADEAVDVLPAAGAIWSNSTDMGKWLRFLLDSGRVGGKRLVSEAGFRALLKPQSFVSEAEFYPTARITKPHWMTYGLGWFEQDYRGRFLAFHTGSLSGRTAIVGLLPDARTGIFIGGNLDHAEFRHALMLQALDIFAGTNGGAPRDWSAEFLPLYAGLAAEGKAAQAAFEQKRVAGTKPTLPLAAYAGTYAHAAWGDVVVTQEGDALAVRMGTDPQMRGRMEHWHQDTFRVALGDGRGGYNYLVFRLGLDGTMIELRLDGADEYTFTRTAPR, encoded by the coding sequence ATGACACGCCTCCCGGTCCGCCTGCGGTTCCTGGCCGTCCTCACCCTCGTCGCCATGCCCGCGTTGCCGGCCCAGGTCCGCAGCACGGCGGCGCAGGTGCGCGAGCTCGATGCCGTCATCCGAAAGGGGGTGCGCGACTGGGAGATTCCCGGCCTCACCGTGACCGTGGTGCGGAACGACTCGGTGGTGTTCGCGCAGGGCTACGGTGTGCGGCGCCTGGGGGCAGCCGGTGCGGTGGACGTGCAGACGCAGTTCGGCATCATGAGCACCACCAAGGCCTTCACCGCGCTGGCGATGGCGATGCTGGTGGACGAGGGCAAGGTGTCGTGGACCGACCCGATCACGAAGCACCTGCCGGAGTTCGCCTTCCAGGACCCGTTCCTGACCCGTGAGGCGACGGTGAAGGACCTGCTCACGCACAACATCGGGATGGGCAACGCCGACCTGATGTGGGCGCGTGGTGACCTCACACGGGCCGAGATCCTCCGGCGCGTGCGGTACCTGCCGGCGGCCTATTCCCTGCGCGGCGGGTTCACCTACCAGAACGTGATGTACGGCGCGGCCGGCGAGCTGGTGGCGCGGGTGTCGGGGATGTCGTGGGAGGACTTCACCCGCACGCGCATCTTCGAGCCGCTCGGCATGTCGCAGTCGTACACGTCGTACGGTGCGATGCGCGCGGCGGCCGGTGCGAACCAGTCGGAGCCACACTTCCGCCTGCGCGACACGATCCGGGTGATCGCCGACGAGGCGGTGGACGTGCTGCCGGCGGCGGGCGCGATCTGGTCGAATTCCACCGACATGGGGAAGTGGCTGCGCTTCCTGCTGGACAGCGGCCGCGTGGGCGGGAAGCGGCTGGTGAGCGAGGCGGGGTTCCGCGCGCTGCTCAAGCCGCAGTCGTTCGTGTCGGAGGCGGAGTTCTACCCCACGGCGCGGATCACGAAGCCGCACTGGATGACGTACGGGCTTGGCTGGTTCGAGCAGGACTATCGTGGCCGCTTCCTGGCGTTCCACACCGGCAGCCTGTCGGGTCGCACGGCGATCGTCGGGCTGTTGCCGGATGCGCGCACCGGCATCTTCATCGGCGGGAACCTGGACCACGCCGAGTTCCGGCACGCGCTGATGCTGCAGGCGCTGGACATCTTCGCCGGCACCAACGGCGGGGCGCCGCGCGACTGGAGTGCGGAGTTCCTGCCGCTCTACGCGGGGCTGGCGGCCGAGGGGAAGGCGGCACAGGCGGCGTTCGAGCAGAAGCGCGTGGCGGGCACGAAGCCGACGCTCCCGCTGGCTGCCTACGCCGGCACCTACGCGCACGCGGCGTGGGGCGACGTGGTCGTGACGCAGGAGGGTGACGCGCTGGCCGTGCGCATGGGCACCGATCCGCAGATGCGCGGACGGATGGAGCACTGGCACCAGGACACCTTCCGCGTGGCGCTCGGCGATGGGCGCGGTGGGTACAACTACCTCGTGTTCCGGCTGGGACTCGACGGGACGATGATCGAGCTGCGCCTCGACGGGGCTGACGAGTACACGTTCACACGTACCGCCCCCCGCTGA
- a CDS encoding GMC family oxidoreductase: MLATGGRRRPGAPWRHSCPRSNFPTALPHGRIGTGLRGEDAVADTWDAIVVGSGIAGGWAAKELTERGLRVLLLERGRNVEHIKDYPNATKAPWEYPHRGGNTNALRATHPVLERSRFACNEKNPDFWVNEQEAPYTEVKRFDWYRGYQVGGRSLMWGRCSFRWSDLDYEANAKEGVGTDWPIRYAEMAPWYSHVEQFAGIAGSIENLPQLPDGDFQPAMPLNCAEEWFAGQLKGMYGGNRRMISSRTANLTVPLPGRGACQSRDACWLGCPYGAYFSTQSSTLPAALRTGRLTLKPHAIVSEIVYDKDRRRATGVRVVDALTSATVEYDAKVIFLCASTLNSTWLLLRSATEVWPGGLGSSSGELGHNLMDHHFRLGAEGRLPGMFLDRIQVGQRPNPSYIPRYRNLFGDKRNYLRGFGYEGGASRQGWARAVGELGIGGDMKDQATEPGEWTIGGTAFGEILPNHANRVRLDETRKDKWGLPVLAIECDIGENERNMRVDMMHDMAEMLSAAGVKDVKTFDYGYAMGQGIHEMGTARMGTAPTNSVLNKHNQVWDAPNVFVTDGACMTSAACQNPSLSYMAFSARAAEFAVSELNKRNL; this comes from the coding sequence ATGCTAGCCACCGGGGGACGGCGACGCCCGGGGGCGCCGTGGCGCCACTCCTGCCCGCGATCCAACTTCCCCACCGCCCTGCCGCACGGCAGGATCGGAACCGGCTTGCGAGGGGAGGATGCGGTGGCGGATACCTGGGATGCGATCGTGGTGGGCTCCGGCATCGCCGGTGGCTGGGCGGCGAAGGAGCTGACCGAGAGGGGGCTGCGGGTGCTGTTGCTCGAGCGTGGACGCAACGTGGAGCACATCAAGGACTATCCGAACGCCACCAAGGCCCCGTGGGAGTACCCGCACCGCGGCGGCAACACGAACGCGCTCCGCGCGACGCACCCGGTGCTGGAGCGCAGCCGGTTCGCGTGCAACGAGAAGAACCCCGACTTCTGGGTCAATGAGCAGGAGGCCCCGTACACCGAGGTGAAGCGCTTCGACTGGTATCGCGGCTACCAGGTCGGCGGCCGCTCGCTGATGTGGGGGCGGTGCAGCTTCCGCTGGAGTGACCTGGACTACGAGGCGAACGCGAAGGAAGGCGTGGGCACCGACTGGCCCATCCGCTACGCCGAGATGGCCCCGTGGTACAGCCACGTCGAGCAGTTCGCGGGCATCGCCGGGTCGATCGAGAACCTGCCGCAGCTCCCCGATGGTGACTTCCAGCCGGCGATGCCGCTCAACTGCGCCGAGGAGTGGTTCGCCGGCCAGCTGAAGGGGATGTACGGGGGCAACCGGCGCATGATCTCCAGCCGCACCGCCAACCTCACCGTGCCACTGCCGGGCCGCGGCGCGTGCCAGTCACGCGATGCCTGCTGGCTGGGGTGTCCGTACGGTGCCTACTTCAGCACCCAGTCGTCCACGCTGCCGGCGGCGCTGCGGACCGGGCGCCTCACGCTCAAGCCGCACGCGATCGTGAGCGAGATCGTGTACGACAAGGATCGCAGGCGTGCCACCGGCGTGCGTGTCGTCGACGCGCTCACCAGCGCGACGGTCGAGTACGACGCGAAGGTGATCTTCCTCTGCGCATCGACGCTGAACTCGACCTGGCTGCTCCTGCGGTCCGCCACCGAGGTCTGGCCGGGTGGCCTCGGCAGCAGTTCGGGGGAGCTCGGCCACAACCTGATGGACCATCACTTCAGGCTCGGTGCCGAGGGGCGCCTGCCGGGCATGTTCCTCGACAGGATCCAGGTGGGCCAGCGCCCCAACCCGAGCTACATCCCGCGGTACCGCAACCTGTTCGGCGACAAGCGCAACTACCTGCGTGGCTTCGGCTACGAAGGGGGCGCCAGCCGGCAGGGGTGGGCCCGTGCGGTCGGCGAACTCGGGATCGGGGGTGACATGAAGGACCAGGCCACCGAGCCGGGGGAATGGACCATCGGCGGCACGGCGTTCGGCGAGATCCTGCCGAACCACGCCAACCGTGTGCGTCTCGACGAGACGCGGAAGGACAAGTGGGGACTGCCGGTGCTCGCGATCGAGTGTGACATCGGCGAGAATGAGCGCAACATGCGCGTCGACATGATGCACGACATGGCCGAGATGCTGAGCGCCGCTGGCGTGAAGGACGTGAAGACCTTCGACTACGGCTATGCCATGGGCCAGGGAATCCACGAGATGGGGACGGCGCGCATGGGCACGGCACCGACGAACTCGGTGCTCAACAAGCACAACCAGGTGTGGGATGCGCCGAACGTGTTCGTCACCGACGGCGCCTGCATGACCTCGGCCGCGTGCCAGAACCCGTCGCTGTCGTACATGGCCTTCTCGGCCCGCGCGGCGGAGTTCGCGGTCTCGGAGTTGAACAAGCGGAACCTCTGA